The following are encoded in a window of Maridesulfovibrio ferrireducens genomic DNA:
- a CDS encoding NfeD family protein yields the protein MLFFKHLRQRYSCMIITLVIIIFMSGSAYAGDGLKVLYGQLEGAISPAQVSLIENMAKLAVDDEHDLILLRLDTPGGLTTSMRDIVKIMMNPPVPICIWVGPEGSHAASAGAFMVAAANVSAMAPGTTVGAASPVSSSGDDLPDTMSKKVTNDLASLIKGVARKRARNINWYADSVTKGVSIDAQEAVTLNVIDFIAVSPDDFLEQLGAKGLLLNGEEVKFSKDGYSLVNYEAGLSYSVLSWLLNPQVAYFLLIAGIVGLFFELVSPGAIFPGVVGGFCLVTALYAMSILPTNATGLLLMLLGGVFFILEVFIISYGLLSVAAIISLFVGSLVLFRGGEIQQLPLGTIIGTVLSFAVFVGSVVYLVAKAHSRKSDLGMQGMIGLEGEVIHVQDTKLKVRVRGEIWNAVYADESRLELGSKIKVINAEGLTLTVTRLS from the coding sequence ATGTTATTTTTCAAACATCTAAGACAACGTTACTCATGTATGATTATCACTCTTGTGATTATCATCTTCATGTCAGGATCAGCTTATGCCGGAGATGGGCTAAAAGTCCTATACGGCCAGCTGGAAGGGGCCATAAGTCCTGCTCAGGTCAGCCTGATTGAGAATATGGCTAAGCTGGCGGTTGATGATGAACATGATTTGATTTTGTTGCGATTAGATACGCCGGGCGGACTTACAACTTCGATGCGCGATATCGTCAAGATCATGATGAATCCACCCGTTCCAATTTGCATATGGGTTGGCCCTGAAGGTTCACATGCGGCCTCTGCCGGAGCATTTATGGTTGCGGCTGCTAACGTGTCAGCGATGGCTCCCGGTACAACAGTAGGAGCTGCTTCGCCGGTGTCATCTTCCGGTGATGATCTTCCGGATACTATGAGCAAGAAGGTGACAAATGACTTAGCCAGCCTGATCAAAGGAGTTGCTCGTAAAAGAGCTAGGAATATCAACTGGTACGCTGATTCTGTCACTAAAGGAGTCAGTATTGATGCTCAGGAGGCAGTCACACTGAATGTGATTGATTTTATAGCTGTTTCACCTGATGATTTTCTTGAGCAGCTTGGAGCGAAGGGTCTTCTCTTGAATGGGGAGGAAGTGAAATTTTCCAAGGATGGTTATTCTCTTGTAAATTATGAAGCCGGATTGAGTTATTCTGTTCTCTCGTGGCTTCTCAATCCGCAGGTTGCCTATTTTTTGTTGATAGCCGGTATTGTAGGCCTCTTTTTTGAGCTGGTTAGCCCCGGAGCCATTTTCCCGGGAGTTGTCGGTGGTTTTTGTCTTGTAACAGCTCTTTATGCCATGTCTATCCTTCCCACAAACGCTACAGGGCTGCTTTTAATGCTTCTTGGCGGAGTGTTTTTTATCCTCGAAGTTTTTATTATCAGTTACGGTTTACTCAGTGTTGCAGCCATTATTAGCCTTTTTGTAGGTTCTCTTGTGCTTTTCAGGGGAGGCGAGATTCAACAGCTACCACTTGGGACAATTATCGGTACGGTTTTATCCTTTGCGGTCTTTGTGGGTAGTGTTGTTTATCTTGTTGCAAAAGCTCATTCCCGTAAATCCGATTTAGGTATGCAGGGGATGATCGGCCTTGAGGGTGAAGTCATTCACGTTCAGGATACAAAACTGAAAGTTCGTGTTCGTGGTGAAATCTGGAATGCGGTTTACGCGGATGAATCTAGGCTGGAGCTTGGTTCAAAAATAAAAGTTATTAATGCTGAAGGATTAACTTTAACAGTGACGCGTCTGTCTTAG
- the coaBC gene encoding bifunctional phosphopantothenoylcysteine decarboxylase/phosphopantothenate--cysteine ligase CoaBC: protein MNEHLNFDCFLGKRIHLGVCGSVAAYKSLDLLRMYRKAGIEVSATLTSGAQEFIKGLSFEALGAFKVWDSMFPAGDEIFGHLEPGQAADALVVAPATASTLARMAYGLADDMLSCQALAFPGPKLVAPAMNPAMWNASATRDNCALLAKRGVEFIGPDCGDVACGDHGSGRLATLESIFVHSLRAVSPDDMSGKHVLITLGPTREKWDAVRFWSNPSSGLMGACIAMAAWLRGAKVTVVSGPVNWWFPADVNVIKVDSARQMFEAATDVWPECTTGCLTAAVADFRPVPHGDSKFKKAGQDSLSVNFESNSDILKTLGATKRDDQELIGFAAETSDIEKAAAGKLKAKNLDMIIANLINMPGAGFESFTNSVYVLDKSGRAEEWPNLPKTEIAWRIWDLLLQN from the coding sequence ATGAATGAACATCTAAATTTTGACTGTTTTCTAGGAAAACGGATTCACCTCGGGGTTTGCGGAAGCGTTGCAGCTTATAAGTCTTTGGATCTTTTGCGAATGTATCGCAAGGCCGGGATAGAAGTCAGCGCCACCTTAACCTCAGGTGCACAGGAATTTATTAAGGGCCTCAGTTTTGAGGCCCTTGGTGCTTTTAAAGTTTGGGACTCGATGTTTCCTGCCGGAGATGAAATTTTCGGACATCTTGAACCCGGTCAGGCTGCCGATGCCTTAGTTGTAGCTCCTGCTACAGCCTCCACCCTTGCCCGCATGGCTTACGGTTTGGCGGATGATATGCTTTCCTGTCAGGCTCTTGCTTTTCCCGGACCGAAGCTTGTTGCTCCGGCTATGAATCCGGCCATGTGGAATGCTTCTGCGACTCGCGATAATTGTGCTTTGCTTGCTAAGCGCGGAGTTGAGTTTATAGGTCCGGACTGCGGCGATGTTGCTTGCGGTGATCACGGAAGCGGGCGGCTTGCTACTCTCGAATCAATTTTTGTGCATTCTCTCAGAGCTGTTTCACCCGATGATATGAGTGGTAAACATGTGCTGATTACTTTGGGGCCTACACGTGAAAAATGGGATGCGGTCCGTTTTTGGTCTAATCCTTCCTCGGGGTTGATGGGCGCTTGTATCGCAATGGCGGCATGGCTCAGGGGAGCTAAAGTTACTGTTGTCTCCGGTCCGGTTAACTGGTGGTTTCCTGCCGATGTTAACGTGATCAAGGTCGACAGTGCGCGCCAGATGTTCGAGGCCGCCACCGACGTATGGCCCGAGTGTACAACCGGTTGCCTCACTGCCGCAGTAGCAGATTTTAGGCCTGTTCCTCATGGTGACAGCAAGTTTAAAAAAGCTGGTCAAGATTCACTCAGCGTTAATTTTGAATCCAACTCTGATATATTAAAGACTCTCGGAGCTACGAAGCGTGATGATCAGGAACTTATCGGTTTTGCTGCTGAAACTTCTGACATTGAAAAAGCTGCTGCCGGAAAGCTTAAAGCTAAAAATTTGGACATGATAATTGCCAACCTCATAAATATGCCGGGAGCGGGATTTGAGTCTTTCACAAATTCTGTTTATGTCTTAGACAAGTCTGGTCGGGCCGAAGAATGGCCTAATCTTCCAAAAACAGAAATAGCGTGGCGAATATGGGATCTCCTTCTGCAGAATTAA
- the queA gene encoding tRNA preQ1(34) S-adenosylmethionine ribosyltransferase-isomerase QueA — MKTIPKDLNLESYNFELPEERIAQCPAEKRHGSKLMVLDRITGETEIKSFTDVPDLLPEGALLVANNSKVIPARIFGKKPSGGRVEFLLLSPIPLIVPTATPQGYKAVVKGLLRSSKPTKIGSEVKFDCAMKLTVLGKGQFGLSDVELEWQGSLKEIFETCGKIPLPPYIRRVADETDNERYQTLYACDDKAGSVAAPTAGLHFSKEIEERLREKNIERVEVTLYVGYGTFSPVRTTDIRDHEMHSEYIEIPEETARAIKKAKDEGRPVIAVGTTSARTLEGAFQQTGKICAFKGETNIFIYPGYEFKVVDRMLTNFHLPESSLVIMISALAGRNNVLNGYQKAIENEFRFFSYGDSMYIR, encoded by the coding sequence ATGAAGACAATCCCAAAAGATTTAAATTTAGAAAGCTACAACTTTGAATTACCGGAAGAACGCATTGCACAATGCCCTGCCGAAAAAAGACACGGTTCAAAGCTGATGGTTCTGGACAGAATTACAGGTGAAACTGAAATCAAATCATTCACCGACGTTCCTGACCTTTTACCTGAAGGAGCGCTTCTGGTTGCAAATAACTCAAAAGTTATCCCTGCCAGAATTTTCGGTAAAAAGCCTTCAGGCGGAAGAGTTGAATTTCTACTCCTCTCTCCGATTCCCTTAATTGTGCCAACTGCAACTCCGCAAGGTTATAAAGCTGTTGTCAAAGGATTACTGCGTTCCTCAAAACCGACAAAAATCGGCAGCGAAGTTAAATTCGACTGCGCCATGAAACTTACGGTTTTAGGCAAAGGTCAATTCGGGCTGTCTGATGTTGAGCTTGAATGGCAGGGAAGCTTAAAAGAAATATTTGAAACCTGCGGTAAAATCCCCCTTCCGCCATATATCAGACGTGTTGCTGATGAAACTGATAATGAAAGATATCAGACTCTCTACGCCTGTGATGATAAAGCAGGATCAGTGGCAGCTCCGACAGCCGGACTTCATTTTTCAAAAGAAATTGAAGAAAGACTGCGCGAGAAAAATATCGAGCGGGTCGAAGTTACTTTATATGTAGGGTACGGAACATTCAGCCCGGTCAGAACGACCGACATTCGCGATCATGAAATGCACAGCGAATATATTGAAATTCCCGAAGAAACAGCCCGCGCAATCAAAAAAGCTAAAGACGAAGGACGTCCTGTTATTGCCGTAGGGACAACTTCCGCCCGCACGCTTGAAGGAGCTTTTCAGCAGACTGGTAAAATATGTGCATTCAAGGGTGAAACTAATATTTTCATCTATCCCGGCTATGAATTTAAGGTTGTAGACCGCATGTTGACTAATTTTCATTTGCCAGAATCATCACTTGTAATTATGATTTCCGCTCTGGCTGGTAGGAATAACGTTTTGAATGGATATCAAAAAGCCATAGAAAACGAATTCAGATTCTTTTCTTATGGTGATTCAATGTACATCAGATAA